The following proteins are co-located in the Rhodococcus opacus B4 genome:
- a CDS encoding acyl-CoA dehydrogenase family protein — protein sequence MIMSKQDTVAPNRRAKRNPRDTSAVGLNPVKRDAMGAAMRVLTKITGSDLAEKYNLRQTIDRVTYEGTKTGFKTLGAATRGFQKVSGGGAPKRLPDNPAAKAGYFDLTPSDEQQMIVETVREFAAEILRPAGHDADAAAAAPADLVKRAAELGITLINVPEELDGAASERGAVTNSLVAEALAHGDMGLALPILAPSGVAVALTQWGTDSQQKTYLPSFTGEQVPNAAVVVNEPRALFDPFALQTKAVRSPSGYKLNGVKSLVPAAASSELFIVAAELDGKPSFFIVEADTKGLVVEADPSMGLRAAGLGRLNLTDVAVPESGLLGAAEADARKAEYADAIRLARLGWASLAVGTGQAVLDYVIPYVNERVAFGEPISNRQAVAFMVANIGIELDGLRLVTLRGASRAEQGLSFARESALARKLASEKGMQIGLDGVQLLGGHGYTKEHPVERWYRDLRAIGVAEGIVLI from the coding sequence GTGATCATGAGCAAGCAAGACACTGTTGCCCCCAACCGCCGGGCGAAGCGGAATCCCCGCGACACGTCGGCCGTCGGACTGAATCCCGTCAAGCGCGACGCCATGGGTGCCGCGATGCGCGTGCTGACCAAAATCACCGGATCCGATCTGGCCGAGAAGTACAACCTGCGCCAGACGATCGACCGGGTGACCTACGAAGGCACGAAGACCGGCTTCAAGACCCTCGGCGCCGCGACCCGCGGATTCCAGAAGGTGTCCGGCGGCGGCGCGCCGAAACGCCTCCCCGACAACCCGGCCGCCAAGGCCGGCTACTTCGACCTCACCCCGAGCGACGAGCAGCAGATGATCGTCGAGACCGTGCGCGAGTTCGCCGCCGAGATCCTGCGGCCCGCCGGGCACGACGCCGACGCGGCCGCCGCCGCACCGGCGGATCTGGTGAAGCGCGCCGCCGAACTCGGCATCACCCTGATCAACGTTCCCGAGGAACTCGACGGGGCCGCCAGCGAGCGAGGCGCCGTCACCAATTCCCTCGTCGCCGAGGCTCTCGCGCACGGCGACATGGGGCTCGCGCTGCCGATCCTGGCGCCGAGCGGCGTCGCCGTCGCCCTCACCCAGTGGGGCACCGATTCCCAGCAGAAGACCTACCTGCCCTCGTTCACGGGCGAGCAGGTTCCGAATGCAGCCGTGGTCGTCAACGAGCCCCGCGCACTGTTCGATCCGTTTGCGTTGCAGACCAAGGCGGTACGCTCCCCCAGCGGATACAAACTCAACGGCGTCAAGAGCCTCGTTCCCGCCGCCGCTTCGTCGGAACTGTTCATCGTGGCCGCCGAACTCGACGGAAAACCGTCCTTCTTCATCGTCGAGGCCGACACCAAGGGACTCGTCGTGGAGGCGGACCCGAGCATGGGCCTGCGCGCCGCCGGTCTCGGCCGGCTCAACCTCACCGACGTCGCCGTGCCCGAGTCGGGTCTGCTCGGCGCCGCCGAGGCCGACGCGCGGAAGGCCGAATACGCCGACGCCATCCGGCTGGCCCGCCTCGGCTGGGCGTCGCTCGCGGTCGGCACCGGCCAAGCTGTTCTCGACTACGTGATCCCCTACGTCAACGAGCGGGTCGCATTCGGTGAGCCGATCAGCAATCGTCAGGCGGTCGCCTTCATGGTCGCGAACATCGGCATCGAACTCGACGGCCTGCGCCTGGTCACGTTGCGCGGCGCGTCCCGCGCCGAGCAGGGACTCTCCTTCGCCCGCGAATCGGCCCTCGCCCGAAAACTGGCGTCCGAGAAGGGCATGCAGATCGGTCTCGACGGCGTCCAGCTGCTCGGAGGCCACGGCTACACCAAGGAACATCCCGTGGAGCGCTGGTACCGCGATCTGCGTGCCATCGGCGTCGCCGAGGGCATCGTCCTGATCTGA
- a CDS encoding sensor histidine kinase, giving the protein MAANPLTYGEAVIEIPAIRRLRPLLRLAPLLLVPLLLLASTFPGEYRVPPSYWLLAMTAAVVFAAGGRWPLAVSIVTSVLAVPMFAAHAWGLSDLVPYLGAVALVDVAMRARRAPAILAATLCWTAAVVAGLRWDSYGTFWRVATVVSTVAYVGLPLLLGLYLRAQRDLAATYRQRAAEAESRRLEDRSRAVVAERNALARELHDLVAHHMASIVLRIGVAQHVLRDVDGPTRSVLEDVHRTASDALADIRRLLVALRDPSMGDVALVEPDALPIEIAAAVDRTRAAGFPVAADIDPGIARLDAIGRLTLLRVVQESLTNAMRHSTPGGAVSVTLEPNAGGIALRVTSTGHRATPADHSEGHGIIGMGERVELAGGTLGVTDTVNGWVVDAWLPGRVGDDTGTNEVVGQ; this is encoded by the coding sequence GTGGCGGCGAATCCACTCACCTACGGTGAAGCGGTGATCGAGATCCCCGCGATTCGTCGGCTGCGTCCTCTCCTACGTCTCGCGCCCCTCCTGCTCGTGCCGTTGCTGCTATTGGCGAGCACGTTCCCCGGCGAGTACCGCGTACCCCCGAGCTACTGGCTGCTCGCGATGACGGCCGCAGTCGTGTTCGCCGCCGGGGGCCGGTGGCCGCTGGCGGTGTCGATCGTCACGTCCGTGCTCGCGGTTCCGATGTTCGCGGCGCACGCCTGGGGGCTCTCCGATTTGGTCCCCTACCTCGGCGCGGTCGCACTGGTCGACGTCGCGATGCGAGCCCGGCGGGCGCCGGCGATCCTCGCCGCCACGCTCTGCTGGACGGCGGCGGTGGTGGCAGGTCTCCGGTGGGACTCCTACGGCACGTTCTGGCGGGTTGCCACCGTCGTGTCCACCGTCGCGTACGTCGGACTGCCACTCCTGCTCGGTCTCTATCTCCGCGCGCAGCGGGACCTCGCCGCGACGTACCGCCAGCGCGCCGCCGAAGCCGAGTCGCGCCGGCTGGAGGACCGGTCCCGCGCCGTGGTCGCCGAGCGCAACGCGCTGGCCCGGGAACTTCACGATCTCGTCGCGCACCACATGGCGTCGATCGTCCTCCGGATCGGGGTGGCGCAGCACGTGCTGAGGGACGTGGACGGCCCGACGAGGTCGGTGCTCGAGGACGTGCACCGGACCGCATCCGATGCTCTCGCCGACATCCGGCGGCTGCTCGTCGCGTTGCGCGATCCTTCGATGGGCGACGTGGCGCTCGTGGAACCCGACGCGCTGCCGATCGAGATCGCCGCGGCGGTCGATCGCACGCGAGCAGCGGGCTTCCCGGTGGCGGCGGACATCGACCCCGGCATCGCCCGCCTCGACGCGATCGGCCGGCTGACTCTGCTGCGTGTGGTGCAGGAATCGCTGACGAATGCGATGCGGCACTCCACTCCAGGTGGTGCCGTGTCCGTGACACTCGAACCGAACGCCGGCGGAATCGCTCTGCGGGTGACCAGCACCGGCCACCGCGCCACCCCCGCGGATCACTCGGAGGGGCACGGCATCATCGGCATGGGCGAACGGGTGGAACTCGCGGGCGGCACCCTCGGAGTGACGGATACCGTGAACGGGTGGGTGGTCGATGCCTGGCTGCCCGGTCGTGTCGGCGACGACACCGGCACGAATGAGGTTGTGGGCCAGTGA
- a CDS encoding response regulator transcription factor, producing MIRVLIVDDQRLVRAGLRMLCEATDDIEVVGEASNGLDAVRLVAECSPDVILMDLRMPGLDGIAATRQIASSHSAVKVLVLTTFDDDDHFYPALAAGAAGFLVKDTDPAELLNAIRRTAAGDTIFTPALLRRLVDRALDTAPSDERSSTSVALTGREREVLTLVGEGLGNQEIAARLHIGVTTVKTHVANLMEKTGCDNRVRLAVFAHTRL from the coding sequence GTGATACGGGTACTGATAGTCGACGACCAGCGGCTCGTCCGCGCCGGACTGCGGATGTTGTGTGAGGCGACGGACGACATCGAGGTGGTCGGCGAGGCGTCCAACGGACTGGACGCGGTCCGGCTGGTGGCCGAGTGCTCACCCGACGTGATCCTGATGGACCTGCGCATGCCGGGACTCGACGGGATCGCGGCGACCCGGCAGATCGCGAGCTCACACTCGGCGGTGAAGGTTCTGGTTCTCACCACGTTCGACGACGATGACCATTTCTATCCCGCACTGGCCGCGGGGGCAGCCGGATTCCTCGTCAAGGACACCGATCCCGCCGAACTCCTGAACGCGATTCGCCGGACGGCGGCCGGTGACACGATCTTCACCCCCGCGCTCCTTCGCCGCCTCGTCGACCGGGCGCTGGACACCGCACCTTCGGATGAGCGCTCCTCGACGTCGGTCGCACTGACCGGGCGGGAGAGAGAAGTGCTGACGCTGGTGGGGGAAGGGCTGGGCAATCAGGAGATCGCGGCCCGCCTCCACATCGGGGTCACGACGGTGAAGACGCACGTGGCGAACCTGATGGAGAAGACGGGCTGCGACAACCGGGTTCGACTGGCCGTGTTCGCCCACACCCGGCTCTAG
- a CDS encoding multicopper oxidase family protein — MTALARRTFLMGLAAAPFVVTAACVSGGSESAAPARGKFARRLPIPPLAASTVDDSGVRHFTLTARAGTSEILPGRGTPTWGYGESMLGPTLRARRGEVVAFAIDNELPEPTSVHWHGMHVPARCDGGPHQSIEPGARWEPSWTVNQPAATLWYHPHPHGSTEKHVYRGLAGLFLVDDGTTDTLDLPKTYGLDDIPLIIQDRRFTAAGALDESDPTDVGLLGDTIVTNGIAGAHLPVSTGLIRLRVLNGSSGRLYNLGFSDEREFHLIATDGGLLGEPVPLRRIQVSPGERIELVVAAGDGRAVMLRSHPIEGRGGVDRGDAAGYGLEDTFDVLELRPDRELLPSRPIPPTLAAVPRLDPATAAAERSFELRWFMINGARMDMNRIDFAPVVGTTEVWTVRNVDNWPHNFHVHDVQFQIVDLDGSPPPPALAGWKDTVYTPPGTEIRLAMRFTDYTDATYPYMFHCHLLLHEDRGMMGQFLVLEPGQRPAPMTMAMPSDDHHGG; from the coding sequence GTGACAGCCCTTGCAAGACGTACCTTTCTGATGGGATTGGCGGCCGCGCCGTTCGTGGTGACCGCCGCCTGCGTCTCCGGAGGATCGGAATCCGCCGCCCCCGCCCGCGGGAAATTCGCCCGGCGACTGCCGATTCCGCCGTTGGCCGCGTCCACTGTGGACGATTCCGGGGTCCGCCACTTCACGCTCACTGCACGAGCGGGCACGTCCGAGATCCTGCCCGGTCGCGGGACCCCCACCTGGGGGTACGGCGAATCGATGCTCGGCCCGACTCTTCGCGCCCGGCGAGGTGAAGTTGTCGCCTTCGCCATCGACAACGAATTGCCCGAGCCGACGTCGGTGCACTGGCACGGCATGCACGTCCCGGCCAGATGCGACGGCGGACCGCACCAGTCGATCGAGCCCGGCGCGCGGTGGGAACCGTCGTGGACGGTGAACCAGCCGGCCGCCACGCTCTGGTACCACCCGCATCCGCACGGCTCCACCGAGAAGCACGTCTACCGCGGCCTCGCCGGACTCTTCCTCGTCGACGACGGCACGACCGACACCCTCGATCTACCGAAAACGTATGGGCTGGACGATATTCCGCTGATCATCCAGGACAGGCGGTTCACCGCGGCCGGTGCACTGGACGAATCGGACCCGACGGACGTCGGCCTGCTCGGCGACACGATCGTCACGAACGGAATCGCCGGCGCACACCTTCCCGTCAGCACCGGTCTGATCAGATTGCGCGTCCTCAACGGCTCGTCGGGCCGCCTCTACAACCTCGGTTTCTCCGACGAGCGCGAGTTCCACCTGATCGCGACGGACGGGGGCCTCCTCGGCGAACCGGTACCCCTTCGACGGATCCAGGTCAGTCCGGGAGAACGGATCGAACTCGTCGTCGCAGCGGGTGACGGCCGCGCCGTGATGCTGCGTTCGCATCCGATCGAGGGCCGGGGCGGCGTCGACCGCGGCGACGCCGCCGGGTACGGCCTCGAGGATACGTTCGACGTCCTCGAATTGCGCCCGGACCGCGAGCTTCTCCCCTCCCGGCCGATACCGCCCACGCTGGCGGCCGTCCCGCGACTCGACCCGGCCACCGCTGCCGCGGAGCGGAGTTTCGAACTGCGATGGTTCATGATCAACGGGGCGCGAATGGACATGAACCGCATCGACTTCGCCCCCGTCGTCGGCACCACGGAGGTGTGGACGGTGCGCAACGTCGACAACTGGCCACACAACTTCCATGTCCACGACGTGCAATTCCAGATCGTCGACCTCGACGGCTCCCCACCACCCCCGGCGCTGGCCGGCTGGAAGGACACCGTGTACACGCCTCCCGGAACCGAGATCCGGCTGGCGATGCGTTTCACCGACTACACCGATGCGACGTACCCCTACATGTTCCACTGCCATCTTCTGCTCCACGAGGACCGCGGAATGATGGGGCAGTTCCTCGTCCTGGAGCCAGGTCAGCGGCCGGCTCCGATGACAATGGCGATGCCGTCGGACGACCACCACGGCGGCTAG
- the hisN gene encoding histidinol-phosphatase, with translation MTDLHADLQLALRIADEADAITRARFGALDLSVDDKPDLTPVTDADLAVERAVRATLEAERPADAVLGEEFGGDAQFAGRQWVVDPIDGTKNFVRGVPIWATLIALLEDGVPTVGVVSAPALARRWWAASGGGAWSTFDGSEPARLAVSSVDRLGSASLTFSSLSGWKDLGIREQFLSLTDDVWRVRGFGDFFSYCLLAEGAVDIAAEPEVSLWDLAPLDVLVREAGGRFTNLAGADGPHGGSALATNTLLHDEALSRLRSNRHGD, from the coding sequence GTGACCGACCTTCACGCCGACCTGCAGCTCGCCCTCCGAATCGCCGACGAGGCGGACGCGATCACCAGGGCCCGATTCGGGGCGCTCGACCTGTCGGTCGACGACAAGCCGGACCTCACACCGGTTACCGACGCCGACCTGGCCGTGGAACGCGCAGTGCGCGCGACGCTGGAAGCCGAGCGGCCCGCCGACGCCGTCCTGGGTGAGGAGTTCGGCGGCGACGCGCAGTTCGCGGGACGTCAATGGGTGGTCGACCCGATCGACGGCACCAAGAACTTCGTCCGCGGCGTCCCCATCTGGGCCACGCTGATCGCGTTGCTCGAGGACGGCGTTCCCACTGTCGGCGTCGTCAGCGCCCCGGCACTCGCGCGCCGCTGGTGGGCCGCGTCCGGCGGGGGCGCCTGGTCGACGTTCGACGGGTCCGAGCCCGCACGCCTCGCCGTCTCCTCCGTCGACCGACTGGGATCGGCCAGTCTCACGTTCTCGAGTCTGTCGGGTTGGAAGGACCTCGGCATCCGCGAACAGTTCCTCTCCCTCACCGACGACGTGTGGCGGGTCCGCGGATTCGGTGATTTCTTCTCCTACTGCCTGCTCGCCGAGGGCGCCGTCGACATCGCCGCCGAGCCCGAGGTGTCGCTGTGGGACCTCGCTCCCCTCGACGTTCTGGTGCGCGAGGCCGGCGGCCGCTTCACCAACCTCGCCGGCGCCGACGGCCCGCACGGGGGCAGCGCACTGGCCACCAACACGCTGCTCCACGACGAGGCGCTGTCCCGCCTGCGCTCGAACCGACACGGGGACTAA
- a CDS encoding beta-class carbonic anhydrase: MTVTDHYLKNNEEYAAGFTGPLPLPPSKHVAVLACMDARLDVYRILGIQEGESHVIRNAGGVVTDDEIRSLAISQRLLGTTEIILIHHTDCGMLTFTDDDFKKSIQDEVGIKPAWSAEAFSDLDEDVRQSLRRIQSSPFITATTSLRGFVFDVATGKLAEVKID, translated from the coding sequence ATGACCGTGACCGACCACTACCTGAAGAACAACGAGGAGTACGCCGCCGGATTCACCGGGCCACTTCCCCTCCCGCCGAGCAAGCACGTCGCGGTCCTCGCCTGCATGGACGCGCGTCTGGACGTCTACCGGATCCTCGGCATCCAGGAGGGTGAATCGCACGTCATCCGCAATGCCGGCGGGGTGGTGACCGACGACGAGATCCGGTCTCTCGCGATCAGCCAGCGACTGCTCGGCACCACCGAGATCATCCTCATCCACCACACGGACTGCGGGATGCTCACATTCACGGACGACGACTTCAAGAAGTCCATCCAGGACGAGGTCGGTATCAAGCCGGCCTGGTCGGCCGAGGCGTTCTCCGACCTCGACGAGGACGTCCGGCAGTCGCTGCGCCGCATCCAGTCCAGCCCGTTCATCACGGCGACCACGTCCCTCCGAGGGTTCGTCTTCGACGTCGCCACCGGCAAGCTCGCCGAAGTGAAGATCGACTGA